A part of Hippopotamus amphibius kiboko isolate mHipAmp2 chromosome 16, mHipAmp2.hap2, whole genome shotgun sequence genomic DNA contains:
- the LOC130838139 gene encoding carcinoembryonic antigen-related cell adhesion molecule 18-like: protein MDLSRPMCRLWRELVLVASLLACGIYQASSQMYIAPDSLIGVETYSSRLVIENAPEDTQEYSWHRGPDDTEGNMILSYNTTSHSQQYGPMYSGRERVSSTGTLQIRRLQLNDVGNYTMRLDTINGIQRATGWLRIRELQIPQISVNTTSAVEDVDSVAATCYTNDSHIKWYVNYVQVSSNNRMTILPDNKTLIIQRFGRFDSPLQCGIEILPPEIIQKSELISVTVAYGPYDMLLRTSPTDFSGVLCAEIGSQVEMECIAYSIPESKYRWLHNGSLLSFSEKNITLPSLTWDQMGRYRCTVENAITQLTLYDEVQVQVPYPLGCFKMGKGERCQGRWASDCFAQKFHHLRILGGISHHSDNSGLCPVLSSQPPLENMKSHSSPEATTTFTLSLDNQKHYTGPMGAKIALGEDHGSRCEKRQCHGEDGDGGYDNDSGGNRKNSGDTGHRVYEQR from the exons ATGGACCTTTCCAGACCCATGTGCAGACTCTGGAGGGAACTGGTCCTTGTGG CCAGTCTCCTGGCCTGTGGGATCTACCAGGCCTCCAGCCAAATGTACATCGCCCCAGACTCACTCATAGGAGTAGAAACATATTCAAGCCGCCTGGTCATCGAGAACGCCCCTGAGGACACTCAGGAGTATAGCTGGCATCGGGGGCCAGATGACACTGAAGGAAATATGATTCTCAGCTACAACACCACATCTCATTCCCAGCAGTATGGGCCCATGTACAGTGGCCGGGAAAGGGTGTCCAGTACAGGTACCCTGCAGATCAGGAGGTTGCAATTAAATGACGTGGGAAACTACACCATGAGGCTGGACACCATCAACGGGATCCAGAGAGCAACTGGCTGGCTCAGGATTCGAG AGTTGCAAATACCGCAAATCTCGGTCAACACCACCTCTGCAGTAGAAGACGTGGATTCCGTGGCGGCCACCTGCTACACCAATGACAGCCACATCAagtggtatgtgaattatgtaCAGGTGTCCAGCAATAACCGGATGACCATCTTGCCGGACAACAAGACCCTCATCATCCAAAGGTTTGGCCGCTTCGACTCCCCACTTCAGTGTGGGATTGAAATTCTCCCACCAGAGATTATTCAGAAAAGTGAACTGATCTCTGTGACAGTGGCCT ATGGGCCCTACGACATGCTACTTAGGACCTCTCCCACTGACTTCAGTGGAGTCCTGTGTGCTGAGATCGGTTCCCAGGTGGAGATGGAGTGTATTGCCTATTCCATACCAGAATCCAAGTACCGCTGGCTCCACAACGGCTCTCTCCTGAGCTTCTCAGAGAAAAACATTACCCTCCCGAGTCTGACCTGGGACCAGATGGGTAGATACAGATGCACCGTGGAGAACGCCATCACCCAACTGACCTTGTATGATGAAGTACAGGTCCAGGTGCCTT ATCCCCTGGGCTGCTTTAAGATGGGGAAAGGGGAAAGATGCCAGGGGAGGTG GGCATCCGACTGTTTTGCGCAGAAGTTTCACCATCTCAGGATCCTCGGTGGTATTTCTCATCATAGTGACAATTCTGGGCTGTGTCCAGTTCT ATCCTCCCAGCCCCCCTTGGAGAATATGAAGAGTCACAGCTCCCCAGAGG CAACAACCACCTTCACCCTCAGTTTAGACAACCAAAAGCATTACACTGGTCCCATGGGGGCCAAAATTGCCCTGGGTGAGGACCACGGGAGCAGATGTGAAAAACGGCAGTGTCACGGAGAGGATGGCGATGGTGGTTACGACAATGATAGTGGAGGGAATCGTAAGAACAGTGGTGATACTGGTCATCGTGTTTACGAACAGCGGTGA